A genomic region of Mesobacillus jeotgali contains the following coding sequences:
- the uvrC gene encoding excinuclease ABC subunit UvrC yields the protein MNEQIRNKLALLPAQPGCYLMKDRQGTIIYVGKAKVLKNRVRSYFTGSHDGKTLRLVNEIEDFEYIVTSSDMEALLLEINLIKKYDPKYNIMLKDDKSYPFIKLTAERHPKLIITRKVKKDSGKYFGPYPNVQAANETKKLLDRIYPLRKCSTLPDRVCLYYHMGQCLAPCVKDVSKEEYKRMTDEITRFLNGGYKEIKEDLTVKMAAAAEELDFERAKEFRDKIAHIEATMEKQKMTTTDFTDRDVFGYAVDKGWMCVQVFFIRQGKLIEREVSMFPIHNEPEEDILTYLGQFYSKNEHFKPKEVLVPEGVDLELAEGLLEVKVLKPQRGKKKELVHLASKNAGIALKEKFSLIERDEERTIKAVENLGQQMGIYTPHRIESFDNSNIQGTDPVSAMIVFIDGKPEKREYRKYKIKSVKGPDDYESMREVVRRRYTRVLKEGLPLPDLIIIDGGKGHIESARDVIENELGLDIPIAGLAKDDKHRTSQLLYGNPLQVIELPRNSQEFYLLQRIQDEVHRFAITFHRQLRGKSAFQSLLDDIPGIGEKRKKALLKHFGSVKKMREASLEELNAAGLPANVAEELYQKLQN from the coding sequence ATGAATGAGCAGATCAGAAATAAGCTAGCGCTTCTCCCTGCGCAGCCAGGTTGTTATTTAATGAAGGACAGGCAAGGGACCATTATTTACGTTGGGAAAGCGAAGGTATTGAAGAACAGGGTGCGCTCTTATTTTACAGGGTCGCATGACGGAAAAACGCTGCGTCTAGTTAATGAAATCGAGGATTTTGAGTATATCGTCACCTCCTCCGATATGGAAGCACTGCTTCTTGAAATCAACCTGATCAAGAAATATGACCCAAAATATAATATCATGCTCAAGGATGATAAATCATATCCGTTCATCAAGCTGACTGCAGAACGGCATCCAAAGCTGATCATTACGAGAAAAGTAAAGAAGGACAGCGGCAAATATTTTGGGCCGTATCCAAATGTACAGGCGGCGAATGAGACGAAAAAGCTGCTGGACAGGATTTATCCGCTCCGGAAGTGTTCTACTCTGCCTGACCGTGTCTGCCTTTATTATCATATGGGGCAGTGTCTTGCTCCCTGTGTCAAGGACGTAAGCAAGGAAGAGTATAAGCGTATGACTGATGAGATCACTCGTTTCCTTAACGGCGGCTATAAAGAAATCAAGGAAGATTTGACGGTAAAAATGGCTGCGGCTGCCGAGGAACTGGATTTTGAGCGGGCGAAGGAATTTCGCGATAAGATTGCCCATATCGAGGCAACAATGGAAAAGCAGAAGATGACTACGACAGACTTCACCGACCGGGATGTGTTTGGCTATGCTGTCGACAAGGGATGGATGTGTGTTCAGGTATTCTTTATCCGTCAGGGAAAATTGATTGAACGAGAGGTTTCGATGTTCCCGATCCACAATGAACCTGAAGAAGATATCCTCACATACCTGGGCCAATTTTACTCAAAAAATGAGCATTTCAAGCCGAAGGAAGTATTGGTTCCTGAGGGCGTCGACCTTGAACTAGCAGAGGGCCTGCTTGAAGTGAAAGTGCTAAAACCGCAGCGTGGTAAGAAGAAGGAGCTTGTCCACCTGGCCTCAAAGAATGCGGGCATTGCCCTGAAAGAAAAATTTTCATTAATCGAGCGCGATGAGGAACGGACCATAAAGGCTGTTGAAAATCTTGGCCAGCAAATGGGCATTTACACTCCTCACCGTATTGAGTCTTTCGATAACTCCAATATCCAAGGAACAGATCCGGTATCAGCGATGATTGTCTTTATCGACGGCAAGCCGGAAAAAAGAGAGTATCGCAAATACAAGATTAAATCCGTCAAGGGACCGGATGACTATGAATCGATGAGGGAAGTCGTAAGGCGTAGATATACACGTGTCCTGAAAGAGGGATTGCCGCTTCCAGATTTGATTATCATCGATGGCGGAAAAGGTCATATCGAGTCTGCACGTGATGTGATTGAGAATGAACTTGGGCTGGATATTCCAATTGCCGGCCTGGCCAAGGATGACAAGCACAGGACCTCCCAGCTGCTGTATGGTAACCCGCTGCAGGTAATCGAACTGCCGCGAAACAGCCAGGAATTTTACCTGTTGCAAAGAATCCAGGATGAAGTCCACCGGTTCGCGATTACCTTCCATCGCCAGTTAAGGGGCAAAAGTGCGTTTCAATCACTGCTTGATGATATCCCGGGCATTGGCGAAAAGCGCAAGAAGGCTCTGTTGAAGCATTTCGGCTCGGTGAAAAAAATGAGGGAAGCCTCTTTGGAAGAGCTGAATGCTGCAGGACTCCCAGCTAATGTTGCGGAGGAACTATATCAGAAATTACAGAATTAA
- a CDS encoding glycosyltransferase family protein, with protein sequence MEMMNFKKMNRLIILGLSSLAVLYIFTIQLISLNPFVASWDQVDYTLAMDRYDLRAMQPHFPGYPYFIFGGMLVNFLADTPNQALVLFNVLVYGSSILPVYLLAKRYVTSVSAFLVAAAIYTASYPLIIVNQPMSEGAALAAFWWYFWSIKAAESRPADKWMLLPLFLFSVLLGIRLSYIPMAIGLVYLLYRKWAKREIGLGGVVKYVVIAGLFQLIWVGGLVISEGGLVNFLELAFGFTRGHFQEWGGTSVSNELSIWARMKAFFFTNILWWGIFSRTTVLMVLCIVIGILIFLPASKSKVYKECSYHLGVLLLFAYAVWALFAQNIEKPRHILPLALLLLFVGLTVFFKKRAGVYASLLVVTIIIAQAMISASYIKKQAAIEPAVYQLAHYLEEQPEEFVLYTWEETRVLQFIKMPYPHKRIYTYKIFLHDQRLYKGKTIYLTNSVVDGFRSQGFDPGGRLEKVETFTSAEIFDPVYHKIILYKWTP encoded by the coding sequence GTGGAAATGATGAATTTTAAAAAAATGAACAGATTAATCATTCTTGGACTGAGTTCGCTTGCGGTTCTTTACATTTTTACAATCCAGTTGATTTCACTTAATCCATTCGTAGCCTCCTGGGACCAAGTTGACTATACCCTGGCAATGGACAGGTATGACCTACGAGCGATGCAGCCGCATTTTCCCGGCTATCCATACTTTATTTTTGGTGGCATGTTGGTCAATTTTTTGGCAGATACCCCAAATCAGGCATTGGTTTTATTTAATGTGTTGGTTTATGGCAGCTCGATTTTGCCTGTATATTTACTCGCAAAAAGATATGTTACCAGCGTAAGTGCTTTTCTTGTCGCGGCTGCAATATATACTGCCAGTTATCCGCTGATCATTGTGAACCAGCCAATGTCAGAGGGTGCCGCGCTTGCTGCTTTTTGGTGGTATTTCTGGAGCATTAAAGCCGCAGAGTCCAGGCCAGCTGACAAATGGATGCTGCTTCCACTGTTTTTATTCAGTGTCCTATTGGGGATCAGGCTGAGCTATATTCCGATGGCAATCGGCCTTGTATACCTTTTATATAGAAAATGGGCAAAAAGGGAGATCGGCCTGGGCGGTGTGGTCAAATATGTGGTCATCGCAGGATTGTTCCAGTTAATCTGGGTTGGAGGACTAGTCATATCTGAAGGTGGGCTTGTTAACTTCCTTGAGCTTGCTTTTGGATTTACTAGAGGGCATTTTCAGGAATGGGGAGGCACTTCGGTATCCAATGAACTTTCCATTTGGGCAAGGATGAAAGCATTCTTCTTTACCAACATTTTATGGTGGGGAATCTTTTCACGAACAACTGTTTTGATGGTATTATGTATAGTTATCGGCATCTTAATTTTTTTGCCAGCATCGAAAAGTAAAGTTTATAAGGAATGCAGCTATCATTTGGGTGTATTGCTGCTGTTCGCATATGCTGTTTGGGCACTTTTCGCCCAGAATATTGAAAAGCCGAGGCATATACTGCCGCTCGCGCTATTGCTCTTGTTTGTTGGTCTGACTGTCTTTTTTAAAAAAAGGGCAGGGGTGTATGCCAGCCTTTTGGTAGTCACCATTATCATTGCCCAGGCAATGATTTCTGCAAGTTATATTAAAAAACAGGCTGCAATCGAACCAGCAGTCTATCAGCTTGCACACTATCTGGAGGAGCAGCCAGAGGAATTCGTTCTTTATACTTGGGAAGAAACAAGAGTTTTGCAGTTTATTAAAATGCCTTATCCGCATAAACGAATCTACACCTATAAGATTTTCCTTCACGATCAGAGGTTATATAAAGGCAAGACGATTTATTTAACGAACAGTGTTGTGGACGGCTTCCGTTCCCAGGGCTTTGATCCTGGAGGGAGACTAGAGAAGGTAGAAACATTTACGTCAGCTGAAATTTTTGACCCAGTCTATCATAAGATTATTCTATATAAATGGACACCGTAA
- a CDS encoding FTR1 family iron permease: MEVQALLITFREVLEALLIIGIITTYLKRTGNPKYTKYVWLGAGLAVLASIGVAILFQVVFTGFAAMGSEIYLKIGIMIVSTVLLTQMVFWMASHSKDLKGNMEGKMNKFISTGNIVGMVIHSFLVVLREGIETVFFFAAITGGNIGAAMQGWGAITGTLIAVGVSYMFFKGTMKVKLKTFFQITGAFIILISAGLLVQAISMMQDVNIIGSVMYHVYDITWLLPEHPIDYAHYLRDTGVAPLISGDVGIFLKALFGYSSMPSIEEVIAYIGYFAAIYLLTSSRSPKKVKAVENKGAENKQVVLNPQVK, from the coding sequence GTGGAAGTTCAAGCATTATTGATTACTTTTCGTGAAGTATTGGAAGCGTTATTAATCATCGGAATCATTACAACATACTTAAAGAGAACCGGTAATCCAAAATATACAAAGTATGTCTGGCTGGGTGCCGGACTTGCCGTTCTGGCAAGTATCGGGGTAGCGATCCTGTTCCAGGTCGTTTTCACAGGCTTCGCGGCAATGGGCAGTGAGATTTATTTGAAAATTGGAATCATGATTGTGTCTACTGTACTCTTGACACAGATGGTATTCTGGATGGCAAGCCATAGCAAGGATCTTAAAGGCAACATGGAAGGAAAAATGAATAAGTTCATCTCGACAGGAAACATTGTCGGCATGGTCATCCATTCATTCCTTGTCGTGTTGCGTGAAGGTATTGAAACGGTCTTCTTCTTTGCGGCAATCACAGGTGGTAACATCGGTGCTGCCATGCAGGGATGGGGAGCAATCACTGGTACATTGATTGCTGTTGGCGTCTCTTACATGTTCTTTAAAGGTACGATGAAGGTTAAGCTAAAAACATTCTTCCAAATCACAGGTGCATTCATCATCCTGATTTCTGCTGGATTGCTTGTACAGGCAATTTCAATGATGCAGGATGTGAACATTATCGGCAGCGTTATGTACCATGTTTACGATATAACGTGGCTATTGCCTGAACACCCGATTGATTATGCGCATTATCTCCGTGATACAGGTGTTGCACCGCTTATCTCTGGTGATGTGGGCATCTTCCTGAAGGCTCTGTTTGGATACTCATCAATGCCTTCGATTGAAGAAGTCATTGCGTATATCGGATACTTTGCGGCGATCTACCTGCTGACTTCATCACGCAGCCCTAAGAAAGTGAAGGCTGTTGAAAACAAAGGTGCAGAGAACAAACAAGTAGTATTGAACCCGCAAGTTAAATAA
- a CDS encoding glycosyltransferase family 2 protein, with the protein MRVKLSKVIVFLPAFNEEESIGEVIENIPRSFAGADIVEVLVIDDGSTDGTVLEAKKAGADHIISFEKNRGLGAAVRKGIEECFSMGADVGVMIDADGEYPAWQIPDIVKPILNGETDYTMGSRFMGTIKGMKFHRRMGNYFFTFLQTLLLRKWLYDGQSGMRAFSRKVLEHAEIIHDYNYAQVLTLNLVRKGFRVLEVPIKYRVRTTGTSFISFKKYMTNVVPAVYREMSRPVSEVVGVDQSQAKNSKNSDKKVTVVKYD; encoded by the coding sequence ATGAGAGTTAAATTGAGTAAAGTAATCGTATTTTTGCCGGCTTTCAACGAAGAAGAATCAATTGGTGAAGTAATTGAAAACATTCCACGCAGTTTCGCCGGTGCTGATATCGTGGAAGTATTAGTGATTGATGATGGTTCAACGGACGGAACTGTCCTGGAGGCAAAAAAAGCTGGCGCTGACCACATCATTAGCTTTGAAAAAAACCGCGGCCTGGGAGCCGCGGTAAGAAAAGGCATTGAGGAATGTTTTAGCATGGGGGCTGATGTCGGCGTTATGATTGATGCTGATGGCGAATATCCCGCATGGCAAATCCCAGACATTGTTAAGCCGATACTAAATGGAGAAACCGATTATACAATGGGTTCCCGTTTTATGGGCACAATAAAAGGAATGAAGTTTCATCGCAGGATGGGGAATTATTTTTTCACTTTCCTGCAAACATTATTGTTAAGAAAGTGGCTGTATGATGGCCAATCCGGGATGAGGGCTTTTTCACGAAAAGTGCTCGAGCATGCTGAAATTATCCATGATTACAATTATGCACAGGTATTGACACTCAATCTGGTCAGAAAAGGATTCAGGGTGCTTGAAGTGCCGATCAAATACAGGGTCAGGACCACTGGAACATCGTTCATTTCATTCAAGAAATATATGACGAATGTCGTGCCGGCTGTGTACCGTGAAATGTCCAGGCCTGTCTCCGAGGTAGTTGGAGTAGATCAATCCCAAGCTAAAAACAGTAAAAATAGTGACAAAAAAGTGACGGTTGTCAAATATGATTGA
- a CDS encoding alkaline phosphatase family protein, with protein MKSASKFEKFAARSWNLLNEGKPFTPIFTVGTMVLFHLGDLGNTAGVTEFLLAFLTVLPLFIMYFVYDFPLFLRNYLWIPLVVFIIVWPELNINLLLFAAGLYFFFTVFFWGTFYYHLRIGTSWLNFTRFWKLVLKNSDSTSGNAQEQLPKVFLLLSVWELSFTALAGGASVPLLDIVLFYGFILLFAFILHKYLFDWKPKAYDSYTKDEGPKVPDNGLSDKVIVIVIDGMRKERFYEANTPFLDQLKENGTEYLNMETVYPARTVVCFSSMFTGTYPFEHGIKSNMVYKLGVNTETIFDSLRKVGKRGRLLGIAHLVDAMGSDVETVTAVMHKDKADTNMLARARKIMDEQDPDLFIVQMIGTDQVGHSRGVLYDDYIEKIEEADVLIKDFVQWLEAEGKMENTTLVVCADHGQADGIGGHGHLDEGERFVPFFMHGPHIASGVKVQEKHSLVSLAPTISYLMGAPYPSSSRGKVLMDAIKAEKDES; from the coding sequence ATGAAAAGTGCTTCAAAGTTTGAAAAGTTCGCGGCCCGAAGCTGGAATTTACTTAATGAAGGGAAGCCTTTCACGCCAATTTTTACAGTTGGCACAATGGTATTATTTCATCTCGGAGATTTGGGCAATACAGCTGGGGTTACAGAGTTTTTACTCGCGTTCTTAACTGTCCTGCCATTATTCATCATGTATTTTGTTTATGATTTTCCTCTGTTTTTGAGAAACTATTTGTGGATTCCACTTGTCGTTTTTATTATCGTTTGGCCTGAACTTAATATAAACCTGCTGCTTTTCGCTGCTGGATTATACTTTTTCTTTACAGTGTTTTTCTGGGGCACGTTTTATTATCACCTCAGGATTGGTACTTCATGGCTTAACTTCACGAGATTTTGGAAGCTTGTTTTGAAGAATAGTGACTCAACCAGCGGCAATGCCCAGGAGCAGCTCCCGAAAGTTTTCCTGCTGCTCTCTGTTTGGGAACTGTCATTCACTGCATTAGCAGGTGGCGCAAGTGTGCCATTGCTTGATATTGTCTTGTTTTATGGTTTTATACTGCTTTTTGCGTTCATTCTTCACAAATATTTGTTTGACTGGAAGCCTAAGGCGTATGACAGCTATACGAAGGATGAGGGTCCTAAAGTACCAGACAATGGACTGTCAGATAAGGTGATCGTCATCGTCATCGATGGAATGCGCAAAGAACGTTTTTATGAGGCAAATACGCCATTTCTCGATCAGTTAAAAGAAAATGGTACCGAGTATTTGAATATGGAAACAGTGTATCCTGCAAGGACCGTGGTTTGTTTTAGTTCAATGTTTACTGGAACCTATCCGTTTGAGCATGGCATTAAATCAAATATGGTCTATAAGCTTGGGGTAAATACAGAAACAATCTTTGACTCGCTTCGCAAAGTGGGTAAAAGAGGGAGACTTCTTGGCATTGCGCACCTCGTTGATGCGATGGGCAGTGATGTCGAGACAGTTACAGCTGTCATGCATAAGGATAAGGCAGACACGAACATGCTTGCGAGAGCACGAAAAATCATGGATGAACAGGATCCGGATTTATTCATTGTCCAGATGATCGGTACTGACCAGGTTGGCCATAGCCGCGGCGTCCTCTATGATGATTATATTGAAAAAATCGAAGAAGCTGACGTCCTGATTAAAGACTTTGTCCAATGGCTAGAAGCGGAAGGGAAAATGGAGAACACGACACTAGTAGTATGTGCTGACCACGGACAGGCTGATGGCATCGGCGGGCATGGGCATCTGGATGAAGGAGAACGGTTTGTTCCATTTTTCATGCATGGACCTCATATTGCCAGTGGGGTTAAAGTCCAGGAAAAACATAGTTTGGTTTCACTGGCACCGACAATTTCCTATCTCATGGGTGCGCCATATCCATCAAGCAGCAGAGGGAAAGTTTTAATGGATGCAATAAAAGCAGAGAAGGATGAGAGTTAA
- a CDS encoding lysylphosphatidylglycerol synthase transmembrane domain-containing protein, whose translation MKTSFKKLTAILLISAFLIMTFLYLDADRILAEIKSILTKPGVLFFIFSSYSLAFLARGFAWKFYLNNRVRLTTCMYGLFYSLLLNHLLPIKAGDFARIGVMKAREPGITGHEAFNSVVILRVMDTAILFAMASAGLAFLELPLNAEMLVWLGVLGFVVTIILYFKFRAFFDRQISIMKTAFSGWQGIWIIGLTLISWMLEAAVIYGVVLNGDNLISFVQAIWVNSITVAGQIFQITPGGIASYEAIMVFALGANGIPAENAYTAAVITHGLKYLFSFIVGGIALIAYPVPMDLLKKWTGERGNES comes from the coding sequence ATGAAGACTTCCTTTAAGAAACTAACCGCCATCCTGCTGATCTCGGCATTTCTGATCATGACGTTTTTATATCTTGATGCAGACAGGATTCTGGCTGAAATAAAATCCATCCTGACGAAACCTGGAGTGCTATTCTTCATTTTCAGCAGTTATTCCCTCGCTTTTTTGGCAAGAGGATTTGCCTGGAAGTTTTATTTGAACAATAGAGTACGCCTTACTACCTGCATGTACGGCCTATTTTACAGCTTGTTGCTGAACCACCTCCTGCCCATCAAAGCAGGAGATTTTGCGCGGATAGGTGTGATGAAAGCAAGGGAGCCTGGTATTACTGGTCATGAAGCATTTAATTCAGTGGTTATCTTGCGGGTGATGGATACGGCAATCCTCTTTGCTATGGCATCGGCTGGTTTAGCTTTTCTTGAGCTGCCCCTGAATGCCGAGATGCTTGTATGGCTCGGAGTACTTGGATTTGTAGTCACTATCATTCTTTACTTTAAATTCAGGGCTTTTTTTGACAGACAAATATCTATAATGAAAACTGCCTTCTCTGGTTGGCAGGGAATCTGGATCATTGGGTTGACCTTAATTAGCTGGATGCTGGAAGCTGCAGTGATATATGGGGTTGTATTGAATGGGGACAACTTAATCAGCTTCGTACAGGCTATCTGGGTAAACAGTATTACTGTTGCGGGGCAGATTTTTCAAATTACACCTGGAGGAATTGCCAGCTATGAGGCCATAATGGTTTTTGCATTGGGAGCTAACGGGATACCCGCAGAAAATGCGTATACAGCTGCGGTGATTACCCATGGACTGAAATATTTATTTTCATTCATCGTTGGAGGGATTGCCTTGATTGCTTATCCTGTGCCGATGGATTTATTGAAAAAATGGACTGGAGAAAGGGGCAACGAATCATGA
- a CDS encoding NAD-dependent epimerase/dehydratase family protein has translation MKILITGGAGFIGSHFAIKMLKEQHEVAIIDNLHPYYSVERKKQHLDVIKEAGDFQFYPKDLLNRDDTINIIKKISPDAIVHLAALPGVAYSILRPLEYIDYDVKATVNVLEGAGQAGVKQVIFASSSSVYGMMKNAPFKEEMASGKPISPYAASKYAAESFCHVYGHLYGMDVKILRFFTVYGPWGRPDMAIANFIKKLKSREEITVFGQGGTRDYTYVSDIVNGIGLALQNLQQSAIINIGSGRPISMDQLLDELKHYYPDMKLRREENRAGDVDRTWADISLARELLGYEPEMDFRKGIAETVAWAEQYEDFL, from the coding sequence GTGAAAATATTGATCACTGGGGGAGCGGGTTTTATCGGAAGCCATTTTGCTATAAAGATGCTCAAGGAGCAGCATGAAGTGGCGATCATCGATAATTTGCATCCCTATTATTCTGTTGAGAGAAAAAAGCAGCATCTTGATGTAATTAAAGAAGCAGGGGATTTTCAATTCTATCCTAAGGATCTTCTCAACCGCGATGATACCATAAACATTATCAAAAAAATCTCCCCGGATGCGATTGTGCACCTCGCTGCATTGCCCGGTGTGGCATATTCAATCCTTCGTCCTCTCGAATACATAGATTATGATGTAAAGGCAACCGTTAACGTACTTGAAGGAGCGGGACAGGCTGGTGTGAAGCAGGTCATTTTTGCTTCTTCATCCTCAGTTTATGGAATGATGAAAAATGCACCATTTAAAGAGGAAATGGCTTCTGGCAAACCTATTTCTCCCTATGCGGCATCAAAATACGCTGCTGAATCCTTTTGCCATGTGTATGGCCACCTTTATGGAATGGATGTTAAAATCCTCAGGTTCTTTACCGTATACGGTCCATGGGGAAGGCCAGATATGGCGATTGCCAATTTCATAAAGAAATTGAAAAGCAGGGAAGAGATTACGGTTTTTGGCCAGGGTGGTACTCGTGATTATACATATGTGAGTGACATTGTGAATGGCATTGGCCTTGCACTGCAAAATTTACAGCAAAGCGCTATTATCAATATCGGTTCTGGAAGGCCGATATCGATGGATCAGCTATTGGACGAGCTCAAGCATTACTATCCTGATATGAAACTAAGGCGTGAAGAAAATCGTGCCGGAGACGTGGATAGGACATGGGCGGATATTTCACTGGCGCGTGAATTGCTTGGCTATGAACCAGAGATGGACTTTAGAAAAGGAATTGCAGAAACTGTGGCATGGGCTGAGCAGTATGAAGACTTCCTTTAA
- the trxA gene encoding thioredoxin, with translation MAITHATDATFANETGSGLVLVDFWAPWCGPCKMIAPVLEELDSEMGDKVKIVKLDVDDNQQTAAQYGIMSIPTLLILKDGQPVDKVVGFQPKEALAGRLQQHI, from the coding sequence ATGGCTATTACACATGCTACTGACGCAACTTTTGCTAACGAAACAGGATCAGGCCTAGTGCTTGTTGACTTTTGGGCACCTTGGTGCGGACCTTGTAAGATGATCGCTCCTGTGCTTGAAGAACTAGATTCAGAAATGGGCGACAAAGTAAAGATCGTGAAGCTTGATGTTGACGACAATCAGCAAACTGCTGCACAATACGGCATCATGAGCATCCCTACACTACTTATCCTTAAAGATGGTCAACCAGTTGACAAAGTAGTCGGTTTCCAACCAAAAGAAGCACTTGCAGGCCGCCTGCAACAGCATATCTAA
- a CDS encoding electron transfer flavoprotein subunit alpha/FixB family protein: MARKVLVLGEARDGQLRNVSFEAIAAAKTVAEGGEVVGVLIGESVNSLGNDLYQYGADKVVAVEDAKLSQYTPDGYSQALMAVIEQENPEGIIFGHTSLGKDLAPKIASKLGSGLISDAVAVEEAGGNLVFTRPIYSGKAFEKKIVTDGLVFATIRPNNIAPLEKDAGKSGEVSTVSAEIKDLRTIIKDVVRKATEGVDLSEAKVVVAGGRGVKSEEGFEPLKELADVLGGAVGASRGACDADYCDYSLQIGQTGKVVTPDLYIAAGISGAIQHLAGMSNSKVIVAINKDPEANIFKVADYGIVGDLFEVIPMLTEEFKKLKVNA, from the coding sequence ATGGCGAGAAAAGTATTAGTATTGGGAGAAGCACGTGACGGACAACTTAGAAACGTTTCTTTCGAAGCGATTGCAGCTGCAAAAACAGTTGCTGAGGGCGGAGAAGTAGTTGGAGTATTGATCGGAGAGTCTGTAAATTCATTAGGTAACGACCTATACCAGTATGGTGCTGACAAAGTTGTAGCAGTAGAAGATGCCAAGCTTTCACAATATACACCAGACGGGTATTCACAAGCTTTAATGGCTGTTATTGAACAGGAAAACCCAGAAGGAATCATTTTTGGACATACATCACTTGGAAAAGACCTTGCTCCTAAAATCGCTAGCAAATTGGGTTCAGGCCTGATTTCTGATGCTGTAGCAGTCGAGGAAGCAGGCGGTAATCTTGTTTTTACTCGTCCAATCTATTCTGGTAAAGCCTTCGAAAAGAAGATTGTTACCGATGGACTAGTGTTTGCGACAATCCGTCCAAACAACATCGCTCCACTAGAAAAGGATGCAGGTAAATCTGGAGAGGTTTCAACTGTTTCTGCAGAAATCAAAGACCTGAGAACAATCATCAAGGACGTTGTCCGTAAGGCAACTGAAGGTGTAGACCTTTCCGAAGCCAAAGTTGTTGTAGCAGGCGGACGCGGTGTAAAGAGTGAAGAAGGCTTTGAGCCTCTTAAGGAACTTGCTGACGTTCTAGGCGGAGCTGTAGGGGCTTCTCGTGGTGCATGTGACGCTGACTACTGTGACTACTCATTGCAAATCGGCCAGACAGGTAAAGTCGTAACTCCAGACTTATATATCGCTGCCGGTATTTCTGGAGCAATTCAGCACCTTGCAGGTATGTCCAACTCTAAGGTCATCGTAGCAATTAACAAAGATCCAGAAGCAAATATCTTTAAAGTCGCAGACTACGGTATTGTTGGCGATTTATTCGAAGTTATTCCGATGCTTACTGAAGAATTCAAGAAGCTTAAAGTCAACGCTTAA
- a CDS encoding electron transfer flavoprotein subunit beta/FixA family protein, with protein MNIYVLMKRTFDTEEKITIANGKINEDGAEFIINPYDEYAIEEAIQVRDAHGGEVTVVSVGNEETEKQLRTALAMGADKAVLINIEDDVEDGDQFTTAKILAEYLKDKEADLILGGNVAIDGGSGQVGPRVAEQLGMPYVTTITKLEINGTTATITRDVEGDSEVIETSLPVLVTAQQGLNEPRYPSLPGIMKAKKKPLDELELDDLDLDEDDVEAKTKTIEIYLPPQKEAGKVLQGDLADQVKELVNLLHTEAKVV; from the coding sequence ATGAATATCTACGTTCTAATGAAAAGGACATTCGATACAGAAGAAAAAATCACGATCGCAAACGGCAAAATCAATGAAGATGGCGCTGAGTTCATCATCAATCCTTATGATGAGTATGCGATTGAGGAAGCGATCCAGGTAAGGGACGCTCACGGCGGAGAGGTTACTGTAGTTTCTGTAGGTAATGAAGAAACAGAGAAGCAACTTCGTACAGCGTTAGCCATGGGAGCGGACAAAGCAGTACTGATCAATATCGAGGATGACGTTGAAGACGGTGACCAGTTCACAACTGCAAAAATCCTTGCTGAATACCTAAAGGATAAAGAAGCTGACTTGATCCTTGGCGGAAATGTCGCAATCGATGGCGGATCAGGCCAGGTAGGACCTCGTGTTGCGGAACAACTTGGTATGCCTTATGTAACAACCATCACGAAACTAGAAATCAATGGAACTACTGCTACTATTACTAGAGACGTAGAAGGGGATTCAGAAGTCATTGAGACAAGCCTTCCTGTTCTTGTAACTGCACAGCAAGGTCTGAATGAGCCTCGCTATCCATCTCTTCCAGGAATCATGAAAGCAAAGAAAAAGCCTCTTGATGAGCTTGAGCTTGATGATCTTGATCTGGATGAGGACGATGTAGAAGCTAAGACAAAGACAATTGAAATTTATCTTCCTCCGCAAAAAGAGGCAGGAAAAGTCCTTCAAGGCGATTTAGCCGACCAGGTTAAGGAACTTGTCAACCTGCTTCATACTGAAGCAAAAGTCGTTTAA